In Helianthus annuus cultivar XRQ/B chromosome 9, HanXRQr2.0-SUNRISE, whole genome shotgun sequence, the following are encoded in one genomic region:
- the LOC110878172 gene encoding glutamate synthase 1 [NADH], chloroplastic isoform X2 codes for MSAALNHALQTRPDPNLTKTFSTRPQNGSTRIGVTRSLKQSSLLGKKLYGTRFGSGSVSGSGSETVRKVKLNGSGRRIEVRAGLSLVPEKPLGLYDPAFDKDSCGVGFVAELSGVGNRKTVTDAIEMLVRMSHRGACGCETNTGDGAGILVGLPHEFYKEVAKDEGFELPPPGEYAVGMFFLPTSDTRREQSKIVFTKVAESLGHTVLGWRTVPTDNSSLGKSALQTEPVIEQVFLTPTPRSKVDFERQMYILRRVSMVAIRAALNLQHGGVRDFYICSLSSRTVVYKGQLKPNQLKEYYHADLGNERFTSYMALIHSRFSTNTFPSWDRAQPMRVLGHNGEINTLRGNVNWMKAREGLLKCKELGLSKNEMKKLLPIVDASSSDSVRAGRSLPEAVMMMIPEAWQNDKNMDPQRKALYEYCSALMEPWDGPALISFTDGRYLGATLDRNGLRPGRFYVTHSGRVVMASEVGVVDIPPEDVSRKGRLNPGMMLLVDFEKHTVVDDEALKQQYSLARPYGKWLETQKIELKKIVGSVNKSLRACPPIAGVSKDDEDMGIQGLLAPLKAFGYTIESLEMLLLPMAKDGVEALGSMGNDAPLAVMSNREKLTFEYFKQMFAQVTNPPIDPIREKIVTSMECMVGPEGDLTETTEEQCHRLSLKGPLLSIEEMESIKNMNYRGWRSKVIDITYPKELGKKGLEETLDRICSEAHDAIKEGYTTLVLSDRAFSSKRVAVSSLMAVGAVHHHLVKKLERTRVALMVESAEPREVHHFCTLVGFGVDAICPYLAVEAIWRLQADGKIPPKSNGEFHTKEELVKKYYKASHYGMQKVLAKMGISTLASYKGAQIFEAVGLSSEVMERCFAGTPSRVEGATFEALAGDALNLHDLGFPSRKFPPNSAEAVALPNPGDYHWRKGGEIHLNDPLAIAKLQEAARGNSVAAYKEYSKRIHELNKTCNLRGLLKFKEGMAKVPLEEVEPASEIVKRFCTGAMSYGSISLEAHTTLAIAMNKIGGKSNTGEGGENPSRLVPLPDGSMNPKRSAIKQVASGRFGVSSYYLTNADELQIKMAQGAKPGEGGELPGHKVIGDIAVTRNSTAGVGLISPPPHHDIYSIEDLAQLIHDLKNANPSARVSVKLVSEAGVGVIASGVVKGHADHVLISGHDGGTGASRWTGIKSAGLPWELGLAETHQTLVANDLRGRTVLQTDGQLKTGRDVAIAALLGAEEFGFSTAPLITLGCIMMRKCHKNTCPVGIATQDPVLREKFAGEPEHVINFFFMLAEEMREIMSDLGFRTVNEMVGRADMLEVDKDLTKDNEKLKNIDLSLLLRPAADIRPDAAQICIQSQDHGLDMALDQRLITLAKPALEKALPVYIESPICNVNRAVGTMLSHEVTKRYHLAGLPTDTIHIKLNGSAGQSIGAFLCPGILLELEGDSNDYVGKGLSGGKIVVYPPKGSGFDPKENIVIGNVALYGATSGEAYFNGMAAERFCVRNSGAKTVVEGVGDHGCEYMTGGTVVILGKTGRNFAAGMSGGIAYVLDVDATFWSRCNAELVDLDKVEEEDDIMTLRMMIQQHQRHTNSQLAKEVLADFDNLLPKFVKVFPRDYKRILATMKEKEAAKNAAAELALEEADIREEDVLKEKDAFEELKKMAAKSLSEAVDNKVKEIVKAVKEAEVAEPAARPSRVEDAVKHRGFVAYEREGVSYRDPAVRMEDWNEVMEETKPGPLLKTQSARCMDCGTPFCHQDNSGCPLGNKIPEFNELVYQNRWREALDRLLETNNFPEFTGRVCPAPCEGSCVLGIIENPVSIKNIECSIIDKAFEEGWMVPRPPLKRTGKKVAIVGSGPAGLAAADQLNRIGHTVTVFERADRIGGLMMYGVPNMKADKIDVVQRRVDLMAEEGVNFVVNANVGTDPSYSIERLREDNDAVILAVGSTKPRDLPVPGRELSGVHFAMEFLHANTKSLLDSNLEDGKYISAKGKKVIVIGGGDTGTDCIGTSIRHGCTSIVNLELLPQPPQTRAPGNPWPQWPRVFRVDYGHQEAATKFGKDPRTYEVLTKRFISDENGSVKGLELVRVQWGKDETGRFQFKEVEGSEEIIEADLVLLAMGFLGPESTIADKLGLEKDGRSNVKAEYGRFSTNVEGVFAAGDCRRGQSLVVWAISEGRQAAAQVDKFLLKDEKDVESSLEEEKGTMEQQAVRTL; via the exons ATGTCGGCGGCTTTAAATCACGCTCTTCAGACCCGACCCGACCCCAATTTGACAAAAACTTTCTCCACCCGCCCGCAAAACGGGTCAACCCGGATTGGTGTTACCCGAAGCCTGAAACAATCCAGCCTGTTAGGTAAAAAACTGTACGGAACCAGGTTCGGGTCCGGGTCGGTATCCGGGTCGGGTTCTGAGACGGTCCGTAAAGTGAAACTAAATGGGTCGGGTCGGAGAATAGAGGTTCGGGCGGGTTTGTCGTTGGTACCCGAGAAGCCGTTGGGGTTGTATGATCCGGCTTTTGATAAGGATTCATGTGGGGTTGGGTTTGTTGCTGAATTATCTGGTGTAGGTAACCGGAAAACG GTGACTGATGCTATTGAGATGTTGGTTCGGATGTCGCATAGAGGTGCTTGTGGATGTGAGACCAATACTGGTGATGGTGCTGGTATTCTTGTTGGACTTCCACATGAGTTTTACAAGGAg GTAGCAAAGGATGAGGGGTTTGAGCTACCGCCTCCCGGTGAATACGCAGTCGGCATGTTCTTCTTGCCTACTTCTGATACTAGAAGGGAGCAAAGCAAGATTGTGTTTACAAAG GTTGCTGAGTCACTCGGGCACACGGTTCTCGGCTGGCGTACTGTCCCAACAGATAATTCAAGTTTGGGTAAATCTGCTCTGCAAACCGAGCCTGTTATCGAACAAGTGTTTCTCACACCCACTCCTAGGTCAAAAGTCGATTTTGAGCGGCAG ATGTACATACTAAGAAGGGTTTCAATGGTAGCCATCCGGGCTGCATTGAACCTTCAACACGGTGGGGTCCGGGACTTCTATATATGTTCTTTATCATCTAG AACTGTTGTATACAAAGGTCAGTTAAAACCAAACCAGTTGAAGGAGTATTACCATGCAGATCTTGGGAACGAAAGGTTTACGAGCTACATGGCACTG ATTCATTCTCGATTTTCAACCAACACGTTTCCTAGCTGGGATCGTGCTCAACCGATGCGTGTTCTTGGACATAACGGTGAAATTAACACGCTTAGAGGGAATGTTAACTG GATGAAGGCACGTGAGGGTCTTCTAAAATGCAAAGAGCTTGGCCTCTCAAAGAATGAGATGAAGAAACTTCTTCCCATCGTAGACGCCAGCTCATCAGATTCAG TGCGAGCGGGAAGAAGTCTTCCCGAGGCTGTTATGATGATGATCCCCGAAGCATGGCAAAACGACAAGAACATGGATCCTCAACGGAAGGCTTTATACGAATATTGCTCGGCTTTAATGGAGCCATGGGACGGGCCCGCTCTAATTTCAT TTACCGACGGTCGGTACCTTGGAGCAACACTGGACCGAAATGGGCTGCGGCCGGGTCGGTTCTATGTTACTCATAGTGGGCGAGTTGTAATGGCTAGTGAAGTTGGAGTTGTTGATATTCCACCAGAAGATGTTTCTAGAAAAGGAAGACTTAACCCTGGAATGATGCTTCTTGTCGACTTTGAGAAACATACCGTTGTAGACGATGAAGCTTTGAAACAACAATATTCACTTGCGAGACCGTATGGCAAGTGGCTTGAAACACAAAAGATAGAACTGAAAAAGATTGTCGGGTCCGTCAATAAATCTTTACGTGCCTGCCCTCCCATCGCTGGAGTGTCAAAG GACGATGAGGACATGGGCATCCAGGGTCTGTTGGCTCCATTGAAGGCTTTTGG TTATACAATTGAATCTTTGGAGATGCTTCTACTACCAATGGCTAAAGACGGTGTTGAAGCGCTTGGTTCAATGGGAAATGATGCTCCGTTGGCCGTGATGTCCAACAGAGAGAAGCTAACATTCGAGTATTTCAAACAAATGTTTGCGCAAGTAACCAACCCACCAATTGATCCCATACGGGAGAAAATCGTAACCTCTATGGAATGCATGGTGGGACCAGAAGGCGATCTTACAGAAACGACAGAAGAGCAATGCCATCGCCTTTCACTAAAAGGTCCGCTTTTGTCTATCGAGGAAATGGAGTCTATTAAAAATATGAACTATAGAGGTTGGAGAAGCAAAGTTATTGATATAACGTACCCTAAAGAACTTGGCAAAAAGGGTTTGGAGGAAACGCTTGATAGAATCTGTTCTGAGGCGCACGATGCGATTAAGGAGGGCTATACTACATTGGTGCTTTCCGACAGAG CCTTTTCATCAAAGCGAGTGGCAGTAAGCTCTCTTATGGCAGTTGGTGCGGTCCACCATCATTTGGTCAAAAAACTTGAGCGAACCAGGGTTGCGCTAATGGTGGAATCTGCGGAGCCGCGTGAAGTGCACCATTTCTGTACACTTGTCGGGTTCGGTGTTGATGCCATTTGCCCGTATTTGGCAGTCGAAGCAATTTGGAGGTTGCAGGCCGATGGTAAAATCCCACCAAAATCAAACGGCGAGTTCCACACAAAAGAGGAATTAGTTAAAAAGTACTACAAAGCAAGTCACTACGGAATGCAAAAGGTTCTTGCGAAAATGGGAATTTCAACGTTAGCATCGTATAAAGGTGCGCAAATCTTTGAAGCAGTCGGGTTATCATCCGAAGTAATGGAACGATGCTTCGCTGGCACTCCAAGTCGAGTCGAAGGAGCTACATTTGAAGCACTTGCCGGTGACGCACTTAATTTGCATGATCTAGGGTTTCCATCACGTAAATTTCCGCCAAACAGTGCGGAAGCAGTTGCTTTACCGAACCCTGGTGATTACCATTGGAGGAAAGGTGGAGAAATTCATTTGAATGACCCGTTAGCGATTGCTAAACTGCAAGAAGCTGCTAGGGGTAACAGCGTTGCTGCGTATAAAGAGTATTCGAAACGCATTCATGAACTGAATAAAACTTGTAATCTTCGTGGGCTTCTGAAATTTAAAGAGGGAATGGCTAAGGTGCCGCTGGAAGAGGTTGAACCTGCTAGTGAAATAGTGAAACGGTTCTGTACCGGTGCCATGAGTTACGGGTCCATATCCTTGGAGGCCCACACGACACTTGCCATTGCTATGAATAAAATTGGAGGCAAATCTAACACAG GTGAGGGAGGTGAAAATCCATCTCGTTTGGTACCGCTCCCAGACGGTTCGATGAATCCCAAAAGGAGTGCGATCAAGCAGGTTGCTAGCGGACGATTTGGGGTTTCAAGTTATTACCTTACAAATGCTGATGAATTGCAGATAAAGATGGCTCAGGGAGCAAAGCCCGGTGAAGGTGGTGAACTTCCGGGTCACAAAGTTATCGGAGATATCGCCGTCACAAGAAATTCAACAGCGGGAGTTGGATTAATTAGCCCCCCGCCACATCACGATATCTATTCAATCGAAGATCTTGCTCAATTAATTCATGATCTAAAG AATGCGAATCCTTCGGCTCGAGTTAGTGTGAAGTTGGTTTCTGAAGCTGGCGTGGGAGTGATTGCTAGCGGTGTGGTCAAGGGCCATGCAGACCATGTCTTGATCTCGGGTCATGACGGTGGAACCGGTGCGTCCAGGTGGACCGGGATCAAGAGTGCTGGGCTCCCATGGGAGCTCGGTCTAGCCgagacacaccaaaccctagttgCAAACGACCTTCGTGGTAGAACCGTGTTACAGACAGACGGTCAGCTAAAAACCGGGAGAGATGTAGCCATTGCTGCCCTTCTCGGGGCTGAGGAGTTTGGTTTCAGTACAGCCCCACTTATTACACTCGGCTGCATCATGATGAGAAAATGTCACAAAAACACTTGTCCTGTCGGGATAGCCACTCAAGATCCCGTTCTCCGTGAGAAATTTGCAGGGGAACCAGAACACGTAATCAATTTCTTCTTCATGTTAGCAGAGGAAATGAGAGAAATCATGTCCGATTTGGGTTTCCGAACCGTTAACGAAATGGTGGGACGTGCCGATATGCTCGAAGTCGATAAAGATTTGACAAAAGACAATGAGAAATTAAAAAACATCGATCTGTCGTTATTACTTCGACCAGCCGCTGATATCCGCCCAGATGCAGCCCAAATTTGCATACAAAGCCAAGATCACGGGTTAGATATGGCTCTTGATCAACGGTTAATAACACTTGCGAAACCCGCTTTAGAAAAGGCTCTGCCTGTATACATCGAATCACCAATTTGCAATGTGAACCGTGCGGTCGGGACGATGCTTAGCCATGAAGTTACTAAACGATACCACTTGGCTGGACTTCCAACCGACACAATCCATATCAAACTTAACGGAAGTGCGGGCCAGAGTATCGGAGCCTTCCTTTGCCCGGGAATTTTACTCGAGCTTGAAGGTGACAGCAATGATTACGTCGGAAAAGGATTGTCAGGCGGCAAGATTGTCGTTTATCCGCCAAAAGGAAGCGGGTTTGACCCAAAAGAAAACATCGTGATTGGGAACGTTGCCCTTTATGGTGCAACAAGTGGTGAAGCTTATTTCAACGGAATGGCGGCAGAGCGTTTTTGCGTTAGAAACTCCGGGGCTAAGACTGTGGTGGAAGGTGTAGGTGATCACGGTTGTGAATACATGACAGGTGGGACTGTTGTCATATTGGGTAAAACTGGGAGGAACTTTGCTGCTGGGATGAGCGGTGGCATTGCGTATGTTCTTGATGTTGATGCCACGTTCTGGTCGAGATGTAATGCCGAGCTTGTTGACCTTGATAAGGTTGAAGAAGAGGATGACATCATGACACTAAGAATGATGATTCAGCAACACCAACGGCATACAAACAGCCAGCTGGCGAAGGAAGTACTTGCCGACTTCGACAATCTTTTGCCTAAATTCGTTAAAGTTTTCCCAAGAGATTATAAGCGGATTCTCGCTACCATGAAAGAAAAAGAAGCTGCCAAAAACGCTGCTGCTGAGTTGGCTCTTGAAGAAGCCGATATTCGAGAAGAAGACGTGTTGAAGGAGAAAGATGCGTTTGAAGAACTTAAAAAGATGGCAGCCAAGTCGTTGAGTGAGGCGGTCGATAATAAGGTTAAAGAGATCGTCAAAGCGGTCAAAGAGGCTGAAGTGGCTGAACCGGCCGCCAGACCATCCCGGGTTGAAGATGCAGTCAAACACCGCGGTTTTGTTGCTTACGAGCGTGAGGGGGTATCGTACCGGGACCCGGCTGTTCGGATGGAAGACTGGAATGAAGTTATGGAAGAGACGAAACCCGGCCCACTTTTGAAAACTCAATCTGCACGGTGTATGGATTGCGGTACACCTTTTTGTCATCAG GATAATTCGGGCTGTCCTCTCGGCAACAAAATTCCTGAATTCAACGAGCTGGTTTATCAGAACAGATGGCGTGAAGCATTGGACCGACTTCTTGAGACAAATAACTTCCCGGAGTTCACGGGCCGGGTCTGCCCCGCTCCATGTGAAGGCTCATGTGTGCTCGGTATAATCGAAAATCCCGTCTCAATTAAAAACATTGAGTGCTCGATCATAGACAAGGCCTTTGAGGAAGGATGGATGGTGCCTCGACCTCCCCTCAAGAGAACAGG GAAAAAAGTAGCTATTGTTGGAAGTGGCCCTGCTGGGTTAGCCGCAGCTGATCAACTAAATAGGATAGGCCATACAGTGACCGTGTTCGAGCGCGCTGACCGAATCGGTGGACTCATGATGTACGGGGTTCCTAACATGAAGGCCGACAAAATCGACGTGGTTCAAAGACGGGTTGACCTGATGGCTGAGGAAGGTGTGAATTTCGTGGTTAATGCCAATGTAGGAACCGATCCGTCATATTCCATTGAACGGCTTCGTGAAGACAATGATGCTGTTATTTTGGCCGTTGGATCCACAAAGCCAAG GGACCTTCCTGTTCCGGGACGAGAGCTATCGGGAGTACATTTTGCTATGGAGTTTTTGCATGCAAATACTAAAAGCTTATTGGATAGCAATCTCGAGGATGGTAAATACATATCCGCTAAAGGTAAAAAGGTAATTGTAATCGGTGGTGGTGACACCGGTACAGATTGTATCGGGACGTCTATTCGACATGGTTGCACCAGCATTGTAAATCTGGAGCTTCTTCCCCAGCCACCACAAACCCGAGCACCCGGAAACCCCTGGCCACAG TGGCCTCGTGTATTCCGTGTAGATTATGGACACCAAGAAGCTGCTACGAAATTCGGGAAAGACCCACGGACTTATGAAGTGTTGACCAAGAGGTTCATTAGTGACGAGAATGGGTCCGTAAAAGGTCTTGAGTTGGTGCGGGTGCAATGGGGAAAAGATGAGACTGGTCGGTTCCAGTTCAAGGAGGTAGAGGGTTCTGAAGAGATCATCGAGGCTGACCTGGTTTTGCTAGCCATGGGCTTCCTCGGTCCTGAGTCG ACGATAGCGGACAAACTGGGATTGGAGAAAGACGGGAGGTCGAATGTGAAGGCGGAGTATGGGCGGTTCTCGACGAACGTGGAAGGTGTGTTTGCGGCGGGTGATTGCCGAAGAGGGCAGTCGTTGGTGGTGTGGGCCATATCAGAAGGGCGGCAGGCGGCAGCACAGGTGGATAAGTTTTTGTTGAAGGATGAAAAGGATGTTGAAAGCAGCTTAGAAGAAGAGAAGGGGACGATGGAGCAGCAAGCGGTTCGGACATTATAG